One genomic window of Rhinolophus ferrumequinum isolate MPI-CBG mRhiFer1 chromosome 23, mRhiFer1_v1.p, whole genome shotgun sequence includes the following:
- the STK35 gene encoding serine/threonine-protein kinase 35, with product MGHQEPPLARVPAGGAAYIKRLCKRISWREHVESRGNLDSGFSPARCAATTAAAADSGARPSQATASGAPQYRRRPWPGADHPQPKAPGGKRAARKWRGARQVTIQAPAPPRPGAGRRDEAGGRRAAPLLLPPPPAAMETGKEDGARRGTQSPERKRRSPVPRAPSAKLRPAAAAQAMDPVAAEAPGEAYLARPRYSLLAEIGRGSYGVVYEAVAGRSGARVAVKKIRCDAPENVELALAEFWALTSLKRRHQNVVQFEECVLQRNGLAQRMSHGNKSSQLYLRLVETSLKGERILVYAEEPCYLWFVMEFCEGGDLNQYVLSRRPDPATNKSFMLQLTSAIAFLHKNHIVHRDLKPDNILITERSGTPILKVADFGLSKVCAGLAPRGKEGNQDNKNVNVNKYWLSSACGSDFYMAPEVWEGHYTAKADIFALGIIIWAMIERITFIDSETKKELLGTYIKQGTEIVPVGEALLENPKMELHIPQKRRTSMSEGIKQLLKDMLAANPQDRPDAFELETRMDQVTCAA from the exons ATGGGCCACCAGGAGCCCCCGCTGGCCCGAGTGCCCGCGGGAGGTGCGGCTTATATAAAGAGGTTATGTAAAAGGATCAGCTGGCGCGAACACGTGGAGAGCCGCGGGAACCTGGACTCCGGGTTCTCCCCCGCGCGCTGCGCTGCTACTACGGCCGCAGCAGCAGACTCCGGCGCACGCCCGTCGCAGGCCACTGCCTCTGGCGCTCCTCAATACCGAAGGAGGCCTTGGCCGGGAGCCGACCATCCCCAGCCTAAGGCTCCGGGGGGGAAACGAGCCGCCCGGAAGTGGAGGGGCGCCCGCCAG GTCACAATCCAAGCTCCCGCTCCTCCGCGTCCTGGGGCCGGACGGAGGGATGAGGCAGGGGGGCGCCGGGCAGCGCCGTTGCTGCTCCCCCCACCGCCCGCAGCCATGGAAACGGGGAAGGAGGACGGCGCCCGCAGAGGTACACAAAGCCCCGAGCGGAAAAGGCGAAGCCCAGTGCCGCGGGCGCCCAGCGCGAAGCTGAGGCCGGCGGCAGCGGCCCAGGCCATGGATCCGGTGGCGGCCGAGGCCCCGGGCGAGGCCTACCTGGCGCGGCCGCGCTACAGCCTGTTGGCGGAGATCGGGCGCGGCAGCTACGGCGTGGTTTACGAGGCAGTGGCCGGGCGCAGCGGGGCCAGGGTGGCGGTCAAAAAGATCCGCTGCGACGCCCCGGAAAACGTGGAGCTGGCGCTGGCCGAATTCTGGGCCCTGACCAGCCTCAAGCGGCGCCACCAGAACGTGGTGCAGTTTGAGGAGTGCGTCCTGCAGCGCAACGGGCTAGCCCAGCGCATGAGCCACGGTAACAAGAGCTCGCAGCTTTACCTGCGCCTGGTGGAGACCTCGCTCAAAG GAGAAAGGATCCTGGTTTATGCTGAGGAGCCCTGTTATCTCTGGTTTGTCATGGAGTTCTGTGAAGGTGGAGACCTGAATCAGTACGTCCTGTCCCGGAGGCCGGACCCAGCCACCAACAAAAGCTTCATGCTACAGCTCACAAGCGCCATTGCCTTCCTGCACAAAAACCACATCGTGCACAGGGACCTAAAGCCAGACAACATCCTTATCACGGAGCGGTCTGGCACCCCCATCCTCAAGGTGGCAGACTTTGGACTAAGCAAGGTCTGTGCTGGGCTGGCCCCCCGAGGCAAAGAGGGCAATCAAGacaacaaaaatgtgaatgtgaaTAAATACTGGCTGTCCTCAGCCTGTGGCTCAGACTTCTACATGGCCCCTGAAGTCTGGGAGGGACACTACACAGCCAAGGCTGACATCTTTGCCCTGGGCATTATCATCTGGGCAATGATAGAAAGAATCACTTTCATTGACTCTGAGACCAAGAAGGAACTCCTGGGGACCTATATCAAACAGGGAACTGAGATCGTCCCTGTTGGTGAGGCGCTGCTAGAAAACCCAAAGATGGAGTTGCACATCCCCCAGAAACGCAGGACTTCCATGTCTGAGGGGATCAAGCAGCTCTTGAAAGATATGTTAGCTGCTAACCCACAGGACCGGCCTGATGCCTTTGAACTTGAAACCAGAATGGACCAGGTCACATGTGCTGCTTAA